Proteins found in one Ptychodera flava strain L36383 chromosome 16, AS_Pfla_20210202, whole genome shotgun sequence genomic segment:
- the LOC139114877 gene encoding tripartite motif-containing protein 2-like — protein METITHNQLQVHREEGTMTKQTGNTGLEVMGGRELGVVGKKQTQPSERLVVRTKHHQLTKEVQLTKIETKATKTKQSNQPCVIGDSSRGWSKSTLEGQGPSPGQKFNNPCGLTFHNDQLLVCDKGNNVVQILNQDYTCEKVLGSFSDQLAKPFEPQSVAVSQDNHYYMLDDSNLQIIVCDKTNKVIRIITLPSDTNPWCIALLRGFVLVTDVKGHRLLKYTRYGKFVAEVGSQGDGPTQFSCPYGVVVNSEDVIMVSDCWNNCIKCFDVEFNYLN, from the exons ATGGAGACAATCACTCACAATCAACTCCAGGTGCATAGAGAAGAGGGAACTATGACTAAGCAAACTGGTAACACTGGACTTGAAGTGATGGGAGGGCGAGAACTTGGTGTTGTTGGAAAGAAACAGACACAGCCTTCTGAACGACTTGTGGTACGAACCAAGCATCATCAGCTGACAAAAGAAGTCCAGCTTACAAAGATAGAAACGAAGGCCACTAAAACAAAGCAGTCAAATCAGCCATGTGTGATTGGCGATTCATCAC GTGGCTGGTCAAAATCCACACTGGAGGGTCAAGGTCCTAGTCCAGGACAGAAGTTCAATAATCCATGTGGTTTAACATTTCACAATGACCAACTTCTGGTATGTGACAAAGGCAACAACGTTGTTCAGATACTGAACCAAGACTACACATGTGAAAAGGTGCTTGGAAGTTTCAGCGACCAGTTGGCCAAGCCATTCGAGCCACAGTCTGTAGCAGTCTCACAGGACAACCACTACTACATGCTTGATGACAgcaatttacaaattattgtttGTGATAAAACTAATAAAGTTATAAGAATAATTACTTTACCTAGTGACACAAATCCCTGGTGTATAGCACTCTTGAGAGGATTTGTTTTGGTCACTGATGTGAAAGGTCATAGGTTACTTAAGTATACCAGATATGGTAAGTTTGTCGCTGAGGTTGGTAGTCAAGGTGATGGCCCAACACAATTCAGCTGCCCCTATGGTGTCGTAGTCAACAGTGAGGATGTCATCATGGTGTCCGACTGCTGGAATAactgcatcaagtgttttgatgTTGAGTTCAATTACTTGAACTAA